From one Bacteroidales bacterium genomic stretch:
- the lon gene encoding endopeptidase La: MINELDDDNDIHFSRIMNGETELIPLLSAEDEEQINAEPVPDVLPILPLRNTVLFPGVVIPITVGRDKSIKLIRDCYRGNKIIGVVAQKDHEIDDPSQEDLNRIGTVAYIIRILQMPDGNTTAIIQGKKRFRILEFSQEIPYFKAKVTGFDKHDHRLKGEEFEALVSTLKDMAIQIIKQSPNMPSDAVFAIRNIESPVFLINFISSNLNIDLLEKQKLLEMQDLIERAHKVLEALTRELQMLELKNQIQRKVKTDMDKQQRDYLLSQQLKTIQEELGNNPHEQEIAELQERAQTKKWSAEVKEAFTKEMLKLQRMNPAAMEYGLQINYLDLLVSLPWRAYSSDNFDLNRAQQILDDDHYGLEKVKERIIEYLAVVQLKGDMKSPILCFVGPPGVGKTSLGKSIAKALGRKYIRMSLGGLRDEAEIRGHRKTYIGAMPGRIIHNIKKAQTSNPVFVLDEIDKVLGMNVNGDPSAALLEVLDPEQNVAFYDNYLEIEYDLSRVMFIATANTLSTVHPALQDRMEVIDLSGYLLEEKIEIARKHLLPKQLREHGIKNSQIKFTRNILRHVIEDYTREAGVRQLEKKIAKIIRHNARFIVTGGDYHVKPDEGDLKKILGPPQFQRDRSLTGEVAGVVTGLAWTAFGGEILFVEVSLSKGKGELRITGNLGDVMKESATIAYEYLKAHAALLDIDTDIFQNWNVHIHVPEGATPKDGPSAGITMFTALASAFTQRKVRQLVAMTGEITLRGKVLPVGGIKDKILAAKRSRIKDIVISKENRADIEEIKADYIKGVEFHFIDDMMDAIDFTLLKEKVKNPLQLK; the protein is encoded by the coding sequence ATGATAAACGAACTTGACGACGACAATGATATACACTTCTCCCGCATCATGAACGGAGAAACGGAACTTATACCCCTGTTATCAGCTGAAGATGAGGAACAGATCAACGCGGAGCCGGTCCCGGATGTCCTGCCCATTCTGCCCCTGAGGAATACGGTGCTTTTTCCTGGCGTGGTCATCCCCATCACGGTTGGAAGGGACAAATCCATCAAACTGATCCGGGATTGTTACCGCGGCAACAAAATAATCGGTGTGGTTGCCCAGAAGGATCATGAGATCGATGACCCCTCCCAGGAAGACCTCAACCGGATCGGAACCGTGGCCTACATCATCCGGATCCTCCAGATGCCGGATGGCAATACGACGGCCATCATACAGGGTAAGAAACGGTTCAGGATCCTGGAATTCTCACAGGAAATCCCCTATTTCAAGGCAAAAGTGACCGGTTTTGACAAGCACGACCACCGGCTAAAGGGTGAGGAATTCGAAGCGCTGGTATCCACGCTGAAAGATATGGCGATCCAGATCATCAAACAATCGCCCAACATGCCTTCCGATGCTGTATTCGCGATCCGGAACATCGAAAGCCCTGTGTTCCTGATCAATTTCATTTCATCCAACCTGAACATTGACCTGCTGGAAAAGCAAAAACTGCTGGAAATGCAGGATTTGATCGAACGGGCCCATAAAGTGCTGGAGGCACTGACCCGGGAACTGCAGATGCTGGAACTTAAGAACCAGATCCAGCGTAAGGTCAAGACAGACATGGATAAGCAGCAACGTGATTACCTGCTGAGCCAGCAATTAAAAACGATCCAGGAAGAACTTGGAAACAATCCCCATGAACAGGAAATAGCAGAACTGCAAGAGCGGGCACAAACTAAAAAATGGTCTGCCGAGGTCAAGGAAGCCTTCACCAAAGAAATGCTCAAGCTCCAGCGGATGAACCCTGCAGCCATGGAGTATGGCCTGCAGATCAATTACCTGGATTTACTGGTTTCACTCCCATGGAGAGCGTATAGTTCAGATAATTTTGACCTGAACCGGGCCCAGCAGATCCTGGATGATGATCATTACGGCCTGGAAAAAGTCAAGGAGCGCATCATCGAGTACCTTGCCGTTGTCCAGCTGAAGGGAGACATGAAATCCCCGATCCTTTGCTTTGTCGGTCCCCCGGGAGTTGGCAAAACCTCCCTGGGAAAATCCATTGCCAAAGCCCTTGGCAGAAAATACATCCGCATGTCGCTTGGCGGCCTGCGCGACGAAGCTGAAATCCGCGGTCACCGGAAGACCTACATCGGCGCCATGCCGGGAAGAATCATCCACAACATCAAAAAAGCACAGACATCCAACCCCGTTTTTGTACTGGATGAGATCGACAAGGTCCTGGGAATGAATGTCAACGGAGATCCCTCGGCCGCCCTGCTTGAAGTGCTGGACCCTGAACAGAATGTCGCCTTCTATGATAATTACCTGGAGATCGAATATGATCTTTCCCGTGTCATGTTCATTGCAACGGCCAATACCCTGAGCACGGTGCATCCTGCCCTGCAGGACAGGATGGAAGTGATCGACCTGAGCGGCTACCTCCTGGAGGAAAAGATAGAGATCGCCAGAAAACACCTGCTGCCAAAACAATTGCGCGAACACGGGATCAAAAACAGCCAGATCAAATTTACCAGGAACATCCTCCGGCATGTCATTGAGGACTACACCAGGGAGGCAGGAGTCAGGCAGCTGGAAAAGAAGATCGCAAAGATCATCCGTCACAATGCCAGGTTCATTGTCACAGGGGGAGATTATCATGTCAAACCGGATGAAGGTGATCTGAAAAAGATCCTGGGCCCTCCCCAGTTTCAGCGGGACCGAAGCCTGACAGGAGAAGTGGCAGGTGTGGTGACCGGCCTGGCATGGACAGCCTTCGGCGGCGAGATCCTGTTTGTGGAGGTCAGCCTGAGCAAAGGCAAGGGAGAATTGCGGATCACGGGAAACCTCGGGGATGTCATGAAAGAATCAGCAACCATTGCTTACGAATACCTGAAAGCACACGCTGCGCTTCTGGACATCGATACGGATATCTTTCAGAACTGGAACGTGCATATCCACGTCCCGGAAGGGGCCACACCCAAAGATGGCCCCTCAGCCGGTATCACTATGTTCACCGCTCTTGCCTCTGCCTTCACACAGCGTAAAGTGAGACAACTGGTGGCCATGACCGGAGAGATCACCCTCCGCGGAAAAGTCCTGCCTGTGGGTGGCATAAAAGACAAGATACTCGCCGCAAAACGTTCCAGGATAAAAGATATCGTGATTTCAAAGGAAAACCGGGCCGATATCGAGGAGATCAAAGCCGATTATATCAAGGGAGTTGAGTTCCATTTCATCGATGATATGATGGACGCCATTGATTTTACCCTTCTGAAAGAGAAAGTCAAAAATCCATTGCAGCTGAAATGA